One window from the genome of Ideonella sp. WA131b encodes:
- the phoR gene encoding phosphate regulon sensor histidine kinase PhoR, whose amino-acid sequence MTPISVSRLGFALVFGALVGAVGGALLGLPWAGAALGALTGSLVSMVVDMRRGLRLLDWLRGPQQADAPREQGYWGELAYRLERALRQKDQAVVHERERLAQFLAAIEASPNGVMLLDANDQIEWCNTVAAQHFGLDPQRDRLQRVTNLVRSPLFVAYLQGGDFAEPVTFPGPLGRSTVSLVVRPYGGGMRLLLSQDITERERAEAMRRDFVANVSHEIRTPLTVLAGFVETLAELPLTEPERRRVLGLMAQQTARMQALVGDLLMLAQLEGSPRPGADRWLPLATLLQRSLADAVALSAGRHLIVPRGVSDVEVAGTEGELLSAVGNLLGNAVRYTPEGGRIELGWGRQEDGRAFIEVSDTGPGIAREHLPRLTERFYRVDGSRSRDTGGTGLGLSIVKHVVQRHGGEIDIESELGKGSSFRLLLPALRVRALAPPISARAEAAA is encoded by the coding sequence ATGACCCCAATCTCGGTGTCGCGCCTGGGCTTTGCTCTGGTTTTCGGCGCGCTGGTGGGTGCCGTGGGTGGCGCGCTGCTGGGCCTGCCTTGGGCCGGGGCCGCCCTCGGCGCGCTGACCGGCAGCTTGGTGTCGATGGTGGTGGACATGCGCCGCGGCCTGCGGCTGCTCGACTGGCTGCGCGGGCCGCAGCAGGCTGATGCGCCCCGAGAACAGGGCTACTGGGGCGAGCTGGCCTACCGCCTCGAGCGCGCGCTGCGTCAGAAGGACCAGGCCGTCGTGCACGAGCGCGAGCGGCTGGCACAGTTCCTGGCCGCGATCGAGGCCTCGCCCAACGGCGTGATGCTGCTCGATGCCAACGACCAGATCGAGTGGTGCAACACCGTGGCTGCCCAGCACTTCGGCCTCGACCCGCAGCGCGACCGACTGCAGCGCGTCACCAACCTCGTGCGCTCGCCGCTGTTCGTGGCCTATCTGCAGGGCGGTGACTTCGCCGAGCCGGTGACCTTCCCGGGGCCGCTCGGCCGCAGCACCGTGTCGCTGGTGGTGCGGCCTTACGGCGGGGGCATGAGGCTGCTGCTGTCGCAGGACATCACCGAGCGCGAGCGCGCTGAGGCCATGCGGCGCGACTTCGTGGCCAACGTGTCGCACGAGATCCGCACGCCGCTGACGGTGCTGGCCGGTTTCGTCGAGACGCTGGCCGAGTTGCCGCTGACGGAGCCCGAGCGACGGCGCGTGCTGGGCCTGATGGCGCAGCAGACGGCCCGCATGCAGGCGCTGGTGGGCGATTTGTTGATGCTTGCGCAACTCGAGGGCAGCCCTCGGCCCGGGGCCGACCGCTGGCTGCCACTGGCGACGCTGCTGCAGCGTTCTCTGGCGGACGCCGTGGCGCTGTCGGCCGGGCGCCACCTGATCGTGCCGCGGGGGGTCAGCGACGTCGAGGTTGCCGGCACCGAGGGCGAGCTGCTCAGCGCCGTGGGCAACCTGCTCGGCAACGCCGTGCGCTACACACCGGAGGGCGGGCGCATCGAGCTCGGCTGGGGTAGGCAAGAGGACGGACGCGCCTTCATCGAGGTATCGGACACCGGGCCGGGCATCGCACGAGAACATCTGCCGCGGCTGACCGAGCGCTTCTACCGTGTCGACGGCAGCCGATCGCGCGACACCGGCGGCACCGGCCTCGGGCTTTCGATCGTCAAGCATGTCGTGCAGCGCCACGGCGGCGAGATCGACATCGAAAGCGAGCTGGGCAAGGGGTCGAGCTTTCGGCTGCTGCTGCCGGCGCTGCGCGTGCGCGCGCTGGCGCCGCCGATCAGCGCTCGCGCTGAAGCAGCTGCGTGA
- a CDS encoding type B 50S ribosomal protein L31: MKDGIHPNYREVAFQDLSNGFTFVTRSCAPTKEMIKLDDGRELPLIKLETTSETHPFYTGTQKSVDNLGGRVEKFRNKFARVGLKK; this comes from the coding sequence ATGAAAGACGGCATCCACCCGAACTACCGTGAGGTCGCGTTCCAGGACCTGAGCAACGGCTTCACCTTCGTCACGCGCTCGTGCGCGCCCACGAAGGAGATGATCAAGCTCGACGACGGCCGCGAACTGCCGCTGATCAAGCTGGAAACCACCAGCGAGACGCATCCGTTCTACACCGGCACGCAGAAGAGCGTGGACAACCTCGGCGGCCGTGTCGAGAAGTTCCGCAACAAGTTCGCCCGCGTGGGCCTGAAGAAGTGA
- the rho gene encoding transcription termination factor Rho, whose translation MHLSELKLMHVAKLIEMGEALEIENVQRLRKQELMFAIMKKRAKAGEQVFGDGVLEVLPDGFGFLRSIEASYMASTDDIYLSPSQIRRFNLHTGDMVEGEVRVPKDGERYFALVKVDRVNGLTPEESKHKIMFENLTPLFPTAAFKLERDVKTEENITGRIVDLIAPIGKGQRALLVAQPKTGKTVMMKHIAHALVANHPEIHLIVLLVDERPEEVTEMVRGVRGEVISSTFDEPAARHVQVAEMVIERAKRLVELKKDVVILLDSITRLARAYNNVLPSSGKVLTGGVDANALQRPKRFFGAARNVEEGGSLTIIGTALIDTGSKMDEVIYEEFKGTGNCEIHLDRRMAEKRVYPSILINKSGTRREELLLKPEILQKTWILRKLLYNMDEIEAMEFVLEKMKQSKNNLDFFDMMRRGG comes from the coding sequence ATGCATCTGTCCGAACTCAAGCTCATGCACGTCGCCAAGCTCATCGAGATGGGCGAGGCGCTGGAGATCGAGAACGTGCAGCGCCTGCGCAAGCAGGAGCTGATGTTCGCGATCATGAAGAAGCGCGCCAAGGCCGGCGAGCAGGTGTTCGGCGACGGCGTGCTCGAGGTGCTGCCCGACGGCTTCGGCTTCCTGCGCAGCATCGAGGCGAGCTACATGGCCAGCACGGACGACATTTACCTGTCGCCCAGCCAGATCCGTCGCTTCAACCTTCACACCGGCGACATGGTCGAGGGCGAAGTGCGCGTGCCCAAGGACGGCGAGCGCTACTTCGCGCTCGTGAAGGTCGACCGTGTCAACGGCCTCACGCCCGAGGAGAGCAAACACAAGATCATGTTCGAGAACCTGACGCCGCTGTTTCCGACAGCGGCCTTCAAACTCGAGCGCGACGTCAAGACTGAAGAGAACATCACCGGCCGCATCGTCGACCTCATCGCGCCCATCGGCAAGGGCCAGCGTGCGCTGCTGGTGGCACAGCCCAAGACCGGCAAGACGGTGATGATGAAGCACATCGCCCACGCGCTGGTCGCCAACCACCCCGAGATCCACCTCATCGTGCTGCTCGTCGATGAGCGTCCCGAGGAAGTCACCGAGATGGTGCGCGGCGTGCGCGGCGAGGTCATCAGTTCCACCTTCGACGAGCCCGCGGCGCGCCACGTGCAGGTCGCCGAGATGGTGATCGAGCGCGCCAAGCGCCTGGTGGAGCTGAAGAAGGACGTTGTGATCCTGCTCGACAGCATCACGCGACTGGCCCGCGCCTACAACAACGTGCTGCCGAGCTCGGGCAAGGTGCTCACTGGCGGCGTTGATGCCAATGCGCTGCAGCGGCCGAAGCGCTTCTTCGGCGCGGCGCGCAACGTCGAGGAAGGCGGCTCGCTCACCATCATCGGCACGGCACTCATCGACACCGGCTCGAAGATGGACGAGGTCATCTACGAGGAGTTCAAGGGCACCGGCAATTGCGAGATCCACCTCGACCGCCGCATGGCCGAGAAGCGTGTGTACCCCTCGATCCTCATCAACAAGAGCGGCACCCGGCGCGAGGAGTTGCTGCTCAAGCCCGAGATCCTGCAAAAGACCTGGATCCTGCGCAAGCTGCTCTACAACATGGACGAGATCGAGGCGATGGAGTTCGTGCTCGAAAAGATGAAGCAGAGCAAGAACAACCTCGACTTCTTCGACATGATGCGGCGTGGCGGGTGA
- the trxA gene encoding thioredoxin TrxA, translated as MSSDLIKHVTDDSFSSDVLQSDKPVLVDYWAEWCGPCKMIAPILEEVSKAYEGRVQVAKLNVDENRGVPGQHGIRGIPTLMLFKDGKVAATKVGALSKAQLTAFLDGHL; from the coding sequence ATGAGCAGCGATCTGATCAAGCATGTCACCGACGACTCCTTCAGCAGCGACGTGCTGCAGTCGGACAAGCCGGTCCTGGTGGACTATTGGGCCGAGTGGTGCGGCCCCTGCAAGATGATTGCTCCCATCCTCGAAGAGGTGTCCAAGGCCTACGAGGGCCGGGTGCAGGTGGCCAAGTTGAACGTCGACGAGAACCGGGGCGTGCCCGGCCAGCACGGCATCCGCGGCATCCCGACGCTGATGCTGTTCAAGGACGGCAAGGTCGCCGCGACGAAGGTCGGCGCGCTGTCTAAGGCGCAGCTGACGGCCTTCCTCGACGGCCATCTATAA
- a CDS encoding phosphoribosylformylglycinamidine cyclo-ligase — protein sequence MTPPATTPPQTPLSYEQAGVRYDLIDPLKVAAQRAAATTAAHLPAHGFGEVGASRGESAYVVDLGPFYLASIVECLGTKTLVADAMWQHGENFFGAIAQDTIAMAVNDLVTVGATPLVVQAYWAAGGSEWFADGERSQALIAGWKATCDRIGAAWGGGETPALAGIVEAGRIDLAASCTGLVNPKPRLTLGEHLGPGDAIVLLESSGIHANGLSLARKVAGRLPLGYQTVMGSPAEPGQPDARFGPALLAPTLLYSPVTEALWAAGVRVHYAANVTGHGWRKLLRHPRALTYRVHTLPPVPPVLRFLQQQAGLNDAEAYGTLNMGAGFALFVHPDDAERAAATARAQGIAAWVAGSVEAGPKQLFIEPLGVRWGADELQLR from the coding sequence ATGACGCCCCCCGCCACGACGCCGCCGCAGACCCCGCTGAGTTACGAACAGGCCGGGGTGAGATACGACCTGATCGACCCCTTGAAGGTGGCGGCGCAGCGGGCTGCCGCCACCACTGCGGCGCACCTGCCCGCGCACGGTTTTGGCGAGGTCGGCGCCTCGCGCGGCGAATCGGCCTACGTCGTCGACCTCGGACCGTTCTACCTCGCCAGCATTGTCGAATGCCTGGGCACCAAGACACTGGTGGCCGACGCGATGTGGCAGCACGGCGAGAACTTCTTTGGCGCGATCGCGCAGGACACCATCGCGATGGCCGTCAACGACCTCGTCACCGTGGGCGCAACGCCGCTGGTGGTGCAGGCCTATTGGGCAGCCGGCGGCAGCGAGTGGTTCGCCGACGGCGAGCGCTCTCAGGCGCTGATCGCGGGCTGGAAGGCCACCTGCGACCGCATTGGCGCCGCCTGGGGAGGCGGCGAGACACCCGCGCTGGCTGGCATCGTCGAGGCCGGTCGCATCGACTTGGCCGCCAGCTGCACGGGCCTCGTCAACCCCAAGCCCCGGCTGACGCTGGGCGAACACCTGGGCCCCGGTGACGCCATCGTGCTGCTTGAGAGCAGCGGCATCCATGCCAATGGCCTGAGTCTGGCCCGCAAGGTCGCCGGCCGCCTTCCACTGGGCTACCAGACCGTGATGGGCAGCCCAGCCGAGCCAGGCCAGCCGGATGCGCGATTCGGCCCGGCCCTGCTGGCGCCGACGCTTCTGTACAGCCCCGTGACCGAGGCGCTCTGGGCCGCGGGCGTGCGCGTGCACTACGCGGCCAATGTCACAGGACACGGCTGGCGCAAGCTGCTTCGGCATCCCAGGGCCCTCACCTACCGCGTGCACACGCTGCCGCCGGTGCCGCCAGTGCTGCGTTTCCTGCAGCAACAGGCCGGCCTGAACGACGCCGAGGCCTACGGCACACTGAACATGGGGGCCGGCTTCGCGCTCTTCGTGCACCCCGACGACGCCGAACGCGCCGCGGCCACGGCCCGTGCGCAAGGCATCGCCGCCTGGGTGGCGGGCTCCGTGGAGGCCGGGCCGAAGCAGCTGTTCATCGAGCCGCTGGGCGTGCGCTGGGGAGCGGATGAACTTCAGCTGCGCTAG
- the dnaX gene encoding DNA polymerase III subunit gamma/tau has protein sequence MSYVVLARKYRPRSFAQMVGQEHVVQALTNALTQGRLHHAYLFTGTRGIGKTTVSRILAKSLNCVGADGRGGITATPCGSCQACTEIDADRYIDYVEMDAASNGGKDEIRDLIERAAYKPGVGRFKVFMIDEAHQLSKDAFNALLKTLEEPPEYLKFVLATTDPDKVLPTVLSRCLQFNLRPMAPATVRGHLARVLEAEGIAAEAGALRLLARAARGSMRDGLSLTDQAIAYGGGRLVEEVVRAMLGAVDRGHAAALVEALARRDAAAVLRGVDALRAVGLSAEAALEEMAQLLQQMAIEQAVPGALDASEPETETVRAMAPLLPADETQLLYRMALQGREELPLMSDEHGALAMVLLRFLAFPPAGGHPVPTAARPAAALRAPSPPGLAVVPEAIGRSVALGGPDRRVDAAAASAPPEPLDAADQPARATGPVLTPHAAESAAPSPGGPADTVLADRWQAAVHALIEAGSVVALLRELAWQAGLVAIDAGTTPSTWRLAVAREPLRSPALADKLALALGAHLGEPVQVTLVAGEPLDTPATRDASARASRQAAAEATIQSDPVVRELLGQFKGARIVPGSIRPV, from the coding sequence ATGTCCTACGTCGTCCTGGCACGCAAGTACCGTCCGCGCAGCTTCGCGCAGATGGTCGGTCAGGAGCACGTGGTGCAGGCATTGACGAATGCCCTCACGCAAGGGCGTCTGCACCACGCCTACCTGTTCACCGGCACGCGCGGCATCGGCAAGACAACCGTCAGCCGCATCCTCGCCAAGAGCCTGAACTGCGTGGGAGCAGACGGCCGTGGCGGCATCACCGCCACGCCCTGCGGCTCTTGCCAGGCCTGCACCGAGATCGATGCCGACCGCTACATCGACTACGTCGAAATGGACGCCGCCAGCAACGGCGGCAAGGATGAAATCCGGGACCTCATCGAGCGTGCCGCCTATAAGCCTGGAGTCGGCCGCTTCAAGGTCTTCATGATCGATGAGGCGCATCAGCTCTCGAAGGACGCGTTCAACGCGCTTCTGAAGACGCTGGAGGAGCCGCCCGAGTACCTGAAGTTCGTTCTGGCCACCACCGACCCTGACAAGGTGCTGCCCACGGTTCTGAGCCGCTGTCTGCAATTCAACTTGAGGCCGATGGCACCGGCCACGGTGCGTGGGCACCTGGCCAGAGTGCTGGAAGCCGAAGGCATCGCGGCCGAGGCGGGTGCGCTGCGGCTGCTGGCGCGCGCGGCGCGTGGCTCGATGCGAGACGGCCTGTCGCTGACCGACCAGGCCATCGCTTATGGCGGTGGCCGCCTGGTCGAGGAGGTCGTGCGCGCCATGCTTGGGGCGGTGGACCGCGGCCACGCGGCTGCGCTGGTGGAGGCGCTGGCCCGCCGCGACGCGGCCGCTGTGCTTCGCGGCGTCGACGCACTCCGCGCCGTCGGCCTGAGCGCTGAAGCCGCGCTTGAGGAGATGGCGCAGCTCTTGCAGCAGATGGCCATCGAGCAGGCGGTGCCGGGTGCACTCGATGCCAGTGAACCCGAGACCGAAACCGTGCGCGCAATGGCCCCGCTGCTGCCGGCCGACGAGACGCAACTGCTTTACCGGATGGCCCTCCAGGGCCGCGAGGAATTGCCGCTGATGTCCGACGAACACGGCGCACTGGCGATGGTGCTGTTGCGCTTCCTGGCCTTCCCGCCAGCGGGGGGTCATCCCGTGCCGACAGCGGCGCGGCCGGCGGCGGCGCTTCGTGCGCCTTCGCCGCCCGGGCTTGCGGTGGTTCCGGAGGCGATCGGGCGAAGCGTGGCCCTGGGCGGGCCCGACAGGCGCGTCGATGCAGCTGCGGCTTCTGCGCCGCCAGAGCCACTTGATGCCGCAGACCAGCCGGCCCGCGCCACCGGTCCGGTGTTGACGCCGCATGCCGCCGAGTCCGCGGCACCGTCCCCTGGCGGGCCTGCCGACACCGTCCTTGCTGACCGCTGGCAAGCGGCCGTGCATGCCCTCATCGAGGCGGGCTCCGTGGTGGCACTCTTGCGCGAGCTGGCGTGGCAGGCCGGCCTGGTGGCCATTGACGCCGGCACCACGCCGTCTACCTGGCGCCTGGCCGTGGCGCGCGAGCCGCTGCGCAGCCCGGCGCTGGCCGACAAGCTGGCGCTGGCCTTGGGGGCTCACCTGGGTGAGCCGGTGCAGGTGACGCTGGTGGCTGGCGAGCCCCTTGACACGCCGGCCACGCGCGATGCTTCCGCCCGAGCGAGCCGCCAGGCCGCCGCCGAGGCCACGATCCAGTCCGACCCGGTCGTGCGCGAGCTGTTGGGGCAGTTCAAGGGCGCGCGCATCGTGCCGGGCTCCATCAGGCCCGTCTGA
- a CDS encoding YbaB/EbfC family nucleoid-associated protein: protein MMKGQLAGLMKQAQQMQENMKRAQDELAQLEVEGQSGAGLVKVVMTCKHDVKRVAIDPSLLADDKDMLEDLVAAAFNDAVRRAEDVSTEKMGKLTAGLPLPPGMKFPF from the coding sequence ATGATGAAGGGCCAGCTTGCCGGCTTGATGAAGCAGGCGCAACAGATGCAGGAGAACATGAAGCGCGCCCAAGATGAGCTGGCGCAGTTGGAGGTCGAGGGCCAGAGCGGCGCCGGTCTCGTGAAGGTGGTGATGACCTGCAAGCATGACGTCAAGCGCGTGGCCATCGACCCCAGCCTGCTGGCCGACGACAAGGACATGCTCGAGGATCTGGTGGCTGCGGCTTTCAACGATGCGGTGCGGCGGGCCGAGGACGTCAGCACCGAGAAGATGGGCAAGCTCACTGCCGGGCTGCCGCTGCCCCCCGGCATGAAGTTTCCCTTCTGA
- the recR gene encoding recombination mediator RecR has translation MDEPALAGLVDALQRLPGVGLKSAQRMALHLLQHDRDGARHLAGALTDAMASMRHCARCHTFTQHEVCCTCTDLKRDLRLLCVVETPADQAALERSGSYKGLYFVLLGRIDPLRGVGVLDIDAESLLARATDGVVQEVILATNFTAEGEVTAEVLSSALAARGLKVTRLARGVPAGSELEYVDLSTIAHAMGDRR, from the coding sequence GTGGACGAGCCCGCACTCGCTGGCTTGGTCGACGCGCTCCAGCGTCTGCCCGGCGTGGGCCTGAAGTCGGCGCAGCGCATGGCCTTGCACCTGCTGCAGCATGACCGAGATGGCGCGCGCCATCTGGCTGGCGCGCTGACTGACGCGATGGCCTCGATGCGCCACTGCGCGCGCTGCCACACCTTCACTCAGCATGAGGTCTGCTGCACCTGCACCGATCTCAAGCGCGACCTGAGGCTGCTTTGCGTCGTGGAGACACCGGCTGACCAGGCGGCGCTGGAGCGCAGCGGCAGCTACAAGGGCTTGTATTTCGTCCTGCTGGGCCGGATCGACCCGCTGCGCGGTGTGGGCGTGCTGGACATCGATGCCGAGTCTCTGCTGGCGCGCGCCACGGATGGCGTCGTCCAGGAGGTCATCCTGGCCACCAACTTCACCGCCGAGGGCGAGGTGACGGCCGAGGTGCTGTCGTCGGCACTTGCGGCGCGAGGTCTCAAGGTGACGCGGCTGGCCCGGGGTGTGCCCGCCGGCAGCGAGCTGGAGTATGTCGACCTGTCGACAATCGCCCACGCGATGGGCGACCGTCGTTGA
- a CDS encoding TIGR00730 family Rossman fold protein: MTDNRPLSICVYCGSRHGARLAYTAAARALGTAIGERGWQLVYGGGKVGLMGEVADATLAAGGRAVGVIPESLEKLEVGHRGLSELHVVPTMHVRKQLMASRADAFVALPGGIGTLEELYEVWTWRQLGYHDNPIGLLDTAGYWKPLLRFMDHTVAEGFLSPAMRELVLVDDDPVALLERVAGAARAARGGDNYSRV; this comes from the coding sequence ATGACCGACAACCGACCTCTCAGCATCTGCGTCTACTGCGGCTCGCGCCATGGCGCGCGGCTGGCCTACACCGCCGCAGCGCGGGCACTGGGCACGGCCATCGGCGAGCGCGGCTGGCAGCTGGTCTATGGCGGCGGCAAGGTCGGGCTGATGGGCGAGGTGGCCGACGCCACGCTGGCCGCCGGCGGTCGCGCCGTGGGCGTGATTCCCGAGAGCCTGGAGAAGCTTGAGGTCGGCCACCGCGGCCTGAGTGAATTGCACGTCGTTCCCACGATGCACGTCCGCAAGCAGTTGATGGCCTCCCGGGCGGACGCCTTCGTCGCGCTTCCGGGCGGCATCGGCACGCTGGAGGAGTTGTACGAGGTGTGGACCTGGCGCCAGCTGGGGTACCACGACAATCCGATTGGTCTGCTCGACACCGCCGGCTACTGGAAGCCGCTGCTGCGCTTCATGGACCACACGGTGGCTGAAGGGTTTCTCAGCCCGGCGATGCGCGAGCTGGTGCTGGTGGACGATGACCCCGTTGCGCTGCTGGAACGCGTGGCAGGCGCGGCCCGGGCAGCCCGTGGCGGCGACAATTACTCGAGGGTCTGA
- a CDS encoding RDD family protein, whose product MRRMAAFLYEGVLVFGIVALSGLIYGIATQQRHALVGSTGLQAFLFGVLGLYFAISWTRSGQTLAMLTWHVRLVTVDGHPLRPLRAVARYLLAWMWFLPSLGLAQLLGLKGAGPVSMALLGWVLVYAALARLHTDRQFLHDALCRTRLITWYPPHRARKQPAR is encoded by the coding sequence ATGCGCCGGATGGCCGCCTTCCTATACGAAGGGGTGCTCGTCTTCGGCATCGTGGCGCTCAGCGGCTTGATCTACGGTATCGCAACGCAGCAGCGGCACGCCCTGGTCGGGTCGACCGGTCTGCAGGCCTTTCTGTTCGGCGTGCTGGGCCTTTACTTCGCGATCTCATGGACGCGCAGCGGCCAGACCCTGGCCATGCTGACCTGGCACGTGCGCCTCGTCACCGTCGACGGCCATCCGCTGCGGCCCTTGCGCGCAGTAGCCCGCTATCTCCTGGCCTGGATGTGGTTCCTGCCGTCCCTGGGGCTTGCCCAGTTGCTGGGCCTCAAGGGCGCCGGGCCGGTGAGCATGGCGCTGCTCGGCTGGGTGCTGGTCTATGCCGCGCTGGCTCGATTGCACACCGACCGCCAGTTCCTGCACGATGCCCTCTGCCGAACACGGCTGATCACCTGGTACCCGCCCCACCGCGCCCGCAAGCAGCCCGCCCGATGA
- a CDS encoding DUF3106 domain-containing protein has protein sequence MSVRRVRRLLPALALLVALSALWAAATPAWATERVAWTRLTPIQQQALDPLQADWASLSPDRQAKWLEVAARFPSMSSAERQRLHAHMVEWVRMTPQQRRTARLQFQEARRVSTEDRQAAWKAYQALPETERQRLAEQRARPVPRPTAAIPASAQAPKAKSNVVQSSPAAPSRAAAAALQQSRSGATTSPMNQTPPPPTTIQHGLPKIAATDVFVDPATLLPRRGPQGAAVVRSAPAASATEP, from the coding sequence GTGAGCGTCCGACGCGTCCGCAGGTTGCTGCCGGCGCTGGCCTTGCTCGTCGCCCTGTCCGCGCTGTGGGCCGCCGCGACGCCGGCCTGGGCCACCGAACGTGTGGCCTGGACGCGGCTGACCCCCATCCAGCAGCAGGCGCTGGACCCGCTGCAGGCCGACTGGGCATCGCTCAGCCCCGATCGCCAGGCCAAGTGGCTGGAGGTCGCGGCGCGGTTCCCCTCGATGAGCTCCGCCGAGCGACAGCGCCTGCACGCACACATGGTCGAATGGGTGCGCATGACCCCCCAGCAACGGCGCACGGCGAGATTGCAGTTCCAGGAAGCCCGAAGGGTGTCAACGGAAGACCGCCAGGCCGCCTGGAAGGCCTACCAGGCCCTGCCCGAGACCGAGCGCCAGCGCCTGGCCGAACAGCGTGCCCGCCCCGTACCGCGCCCGACGGCTGCGATCCCCGCATCGGCTCAGGCACCGAAGGCCAAGTCGAACGTGGTGCAATCGTCGCCTGCCGCTCCAAGCCGGGCTGCTGCCGCCGCACTGCAGCAGTCCCGTTCGGGCGCGACGACATCACCGATGAACCAGACCCCCCCGCCCCCCACCACCATCCAGCACGGATTGCCCAAGATCGCAGCCACGGATGTCTTCGTCGATCCGGCCACATTGCTGCCACGCCGCGGCCCGCAGGGCGCTGCGGTGGTTCGCAGTGCGCCAGCCGCATCGGCGACAGAGCCGTGA
- a CDS encoding DUF3619 family protein has protein sequence MNGQRPDADVLLARAAARLVGVMSAHDAPLAAGASERLRFARQTALERARRARDHARTLTWAAPVSKMAGATTGFSGPSGWPFGAPVLWWQRAAALLPLVVLVAGLVGIEHWAAQEHIAVAADIDAALLSDDLPPEAYADPGFAEFLFDEAVAAAPPAPEP, from the coding sequence ATGAACGGCCAGCGTCCCGATGCCGACGTGCTTCTGGCACGCGCGGCTGCGCGGCTGGTGGGCGTGATGTCAGCCCATGATGCCCCTTTGGCCGCAGGCGCCTCGGAGCGCCTGCGCTTCGCCAGGCAAACGGCGCTGGAGCGCGCGCGACGGGCCCGCGACCACGCGCGGACCCTGACCTGGGCCGCCCCGGTGAGCAAGATGGCCGGGGCAACAACCGGCTTCAGCGGGCCGTCGGGCTGGCCGTTTGGGGCCCCGGTGCTCTGGTGGCAGCGCGCGGCGGCTCTGTTGCCACTGGTGGTGCTGGTCGCCGGACTCGTGGGCATCGAACATTGGGCTGCGCAGGAGCACATCGCGGTGGCGGCCGACATCGACGCCGCGCTGCTCTCCGACGACCTGCCGCCCGAGGCCTACGCCGATCCTGGATTCGCCGAGTTCCTGTTTGACGAAGCCGTGGCGGCCGCCCCGCCGGCCCCTGAGCCGTGA
- a CDS encoding RNA polymerase sigma factor, translating to MATDQELADFLQSVERRAFKRTAYSVRNDDAALDIVQDAMIRLAEKYADRPAAELPLLFQRILTNATLDWFRREQVRHNVVRNFGDFDGNPDEGGDFDLLESLQLLDETLGTESASDTVYRGQLMALIESALQELPARQREAFLLRYWEEFDVAETAKVMGCSEGSVKTHCSRAVHALAKALHDKGVRR from the coding sequence TTGGCCACCGACCAGGAACTCGCCGACTTTCTGCAAAGCGTCGAGCGGCGCGCGTTCAAGCGCACCGCCTACAGCGTGCGCAACGACGACGCCGCGCTCGACATCGTGCAGGACGCGATGATCCGCCTCGCGGAAAAGTACGCCGACCGGCCGGCCGCCGAGCTGCCCCTGCTTTTCCAGCGCATCCTGACCAACGCGACGCTGGACTGGTTCCGCCGGGAGCAGGTGCGCCACAACGTGGTGCGCAACTTCGGTGACTTCGACGGCAACCCCGACGAAGGCGGCGACTTCGATCTGCTGGAGTCGCTGCAGCTGCTCGATGAGACTCTGGGGACCGAGAGTGCTTCCGACACCGTCTACCGCGGTCAGCTGATGGCGTTGATCGAGTCGGCCCTGCAAGAGCTGCCGGCGCGTCAACGGGAGGCCTTCCTGCTGCGTTACTGGGAGGAATTCGACGTGGCCGAGACCGCGAAGGTGATGGGTTGCTCGGAAGGCAGCGTCAAGACACACTGCTCCCGGGCTGTTCACGCCCTGGCAAAGGCCCTGCACGACAAGGGAGTCCGAAGATGA